CAGAGGCTAAATGAATCTTCATTGTCACTGCTGTGGTTAAGAACAGGAACCCAAACCTagagcagacagagaaacacaactattcacacgtacacacacacaggcacacacacgctcacgcacgcacacacccacgcacacccacgcacacacccacccacgcacacccacgcacacacccacccacccacacacacacacgcacacccacacacgcacacaaacacacgcacacacacacaaacacacacatacctacattTTTTAAAGAACGTGCGCATTGCCTGGCTGAGAGCAGGAACATGACATACCCAGGGGGTGCCCTCTAATAACAACACACATTTATTCCAGTGTTGATTGAAGGGGAAATCCCCTTGTTTCTTCTGTCaaactctctccactcctctcatctctgtacctcaccacatagagagggaggagagagagaggcacaattCCTTACGGGACAGCCTTTAATTGCTAAAAATCTATTTCAATGTTTTTCAGTTACTTTCAACCAAGCTATGATATATAtatagggctcctgagtggtgtaggagtctaaggaactgcatctcagggctagaggcatcactacagaccctggttcgattccagactgtatcacaaccggccgtgaatgGGAGtttcatagggcggcgcacaattggcccagcatcgtccgggtttggccggggtaggccgtcattgtaaataagaatttgttcttaactgacttgcctagttaaataaaggataaatatatatattaatataactTCATAATAACGTGATAaatatcttccctctctctttttgtgTCTTTTTAGTAGGTATTTTGATGGGGGCTACAATCATATTAATGATTTATGAAATGATCTGTAGGCCTATGTGGCCCTGGGACTTTCACAACCCTTCATGAAATAAACGGATGTTTAGCTATTCATCCTGAAAGAGCATTACTGTGGTGCATGAATATCCATCCACCGCATgaggaagggaaagggaaagacATTGCCTAGGCTACTCAGTCTTCAGGAAAATAAACTAGGCTGATAGGTAACTGATAATAGATGACTTCAGATGGTAACTGATAATAGATGACATCAATTGTTTCGAAATGCTATAATGGCATGCGATATTTGATCATAACTGAACGGACTGTAAGCCTATATAATGTCTTGTTTTACAAAAGAATAGGTAAGCTAAAATGACTTATTCTACTAATGTATTTAGGATAAAATGGTTTTATTTTTTGTAATCTCACCTCCCTGCACTCTGGGCGCTAACTGAGCCTATGGCATGTAGCCTACAAATCTAGTCGGAAACTGAAAGTACTCTCACATAGATCATCTTTGCTTTAGCCCACGTTTTACTTTCATTTTCATTTAAAAAGGCGCCCTGAGCACTTCTACAGTGCTTGATGATTACTTTCTTGGGGACATTTCCATGGTCATATTCGTTGTGCTGAAATGAATACTGGAAAATATTGATATAGCCTAACTGAAACATAGACGTTTTATTTTGATAAGAATTTATTTTGATTAATCATTTTGTATTAGCATGTTATAGTCTATGTGCAAAGAGGGATCATGTGATTACGTCTACTTGTGGTCTACACGTACAACTACAACTTTTAGATTTTTTGGTAGTAGCCTATTTGTTTCATATGTATTTTGAAGATGGAGGAGCCGGTCAAGAAAATGCGTTTGAGAGAGTGGCTGATAGCGCAGATAGACAGTGGAAAGTATGCAGGGCTCACCTGGGAGAACGAAGACAAAACTATGTTCAGGATCCCATGGAAACACGCGGCAAAACAGGACTATAGTCTGAACGAAGATGCAGCACTATTCAAGGTTAGAATGTATATTGTTTCTATACATTTTTTTCACCCAAGATTGTCAGTGTGTCTAGTCTAATTTTGTTTAATAGATTGATCAATATTTTTGATATAGACCTAATTAATGCATTGATTTGGATGTCCATGTGCATATCAGTGCATGTGTTACTCTTCCTCTATGTTCATCAGCCATTAACATACTCTGTGTTTCTTTTTTGGCATTCATAtccttctttgtgtgtgtgtgcatgtgtttatgtgtgtgtgtccctaccAGGCGTGGGCAGTGTATAAGGGGAAGTATCGGGAGGGGAGAGACAAGGCAGATCCCACCACCTGGAAGACTCGTCTCCGCTGTGCCTTCAACAAGAGCACAGACTTCAAAGAAGTCCCAGAGCGCAGCCAATTAGATGTATCCGAGCCCTACAAGGTCTACCACATCCAGGCAGagccagagacaggcagagactcAGGTACCAGTAGCCACAATGTTCAGTCTCCTCATGAAGCTCTGGTGTAGAGAACTCAGAGCCCTTTATGGGTTAAACGTGTGATTATTTACTCTCTATTCCTCCTCTGTCTCAGAATCTCCTCCGCCTGAGAGTAGGGTGATCATCCAGACCAGCCGCTCCAGTGTTCCACTGAGGAACATTGTCACACACCATCCACAGGTAACACGGCAGGTTTTCTCTTAGATGCTGTGTAGCAGGTGGATAGTTGCTGCCATCTAGAGGACAATGGTTGCAATAACTTACATTTACATATGAATGAAGTTTTGCACATTTGCACAGAATGTTCTACAAGTCAGATTATTTGCTGTAAATATGTGTGTCCCCTCAGTTTGGCTGCAATAGTGAATCAGAGGCCAGGGATGGAAGGGTCAACTCCAGAGGTCAGTATCATCCTCCATGTACTTGTGACTGGTATCTGAATAACTGAACAATGTTGAGTCAGATATTTGTGTGCGTTCTCTCTCCTCTAGAGGGCTTGGCAGGGGACCATGTGTACTACTGGTCCAACACAGGGACTCCTCAGAGGGAcggctctgctcctctctccatagTCGTCCCTACACCACAGATCTCTGGTAAGACAACCCATACACTGCAGTATCATTCAAACTAGAGCCTGGAGGGTATCAGTAGTGCTAGCACAGccacgggaagtaggggtgctgctaCAGCACTCCCTGAAAAATCAGAACAAAATAAATACTTCTTCCCGCAGTTTTCTCTTCTACCTGGGTGGTTGATGCTTGATTGattcattagtgtgtgtgtgtgtgtgtttgcttgcatcggtgtgtgtgtgtccagacttGCGTGTGCGGGTGTGTCTGTTCTACCAGGGCCAGCTAGTAGTGGATGTGACCACCAGCACCCCAGACGGCTGTTTCCTCCTGCAGGGTCAGGTGCCCCTGGGGAACGAGAGGATCTATGGACCCTGCACAGCCCAACAGGTCCCCTTCCCCCCTCCAGGGGTCATCCCTCTGCCCCCGGGCATCGCTGAGGCCATGGGCCGCCTGCTGCCCCACCTGGAGAGGGGCGTCCTGGTGTGGGTTGCTCCAGACGGGGTGTTTATCAAGAGGTTCTGCCAGGGCAGGGTGTACTGGAGTGGCCCTCTGgcccaacacacagacaggccCAACAAACTGGACAGGGAGAGGACCTGCAAGCTGCTGGACACACCTATATTTCTGAAGGGTAGGGGCCTTACTAAAGCAACTTTTGTGTAGCAAACAGATGTGACATGGTGAGATGGTGGCGCTAGCTCCCTACccatccctctctttatctctctctccatccctccccttctgTCCCTCCATtgctctccttatctctctccatccctccccttctgTCCCTCCATTTTTTTCTCCATCCACCCTTCTGTCCCTCCAttgctctctttatctctctccatccctccccttctgTCCCTCCATtgctctccttatctctctccatccctccccttctgTCCCTCCAttgctctctttatctctctccatccctccccttctgTCCCTCCATtgctctccttatctctctccatccctccccttctgTCCCTCCAttgctctctttatctctctccatccctccccttctgtccttccatccctctccttctctctctccatccctccccttctatccctccgtccctccattcctctccttctctctctctctctctctctctctctctctctctctctctctctctctatctctctacttctctctctccatccctctcattatctctctctccatccctccccttctgtccctccatccctccccttctctctctccatccctcctcttatctctctctccatccttccccttctctctctccatcccgcctcttctctctctccatccctcccctgctTTCTCTGAtccctctccttatctctctctccatccctccccttctctctctccatccctcccctgctTTCTCTGAtccctctccttatctctctatccatccctccccttctgtcccttcatccctccccttctctctctaaatccttccccttctctctccattcctctccttatctctctctccatccctccccttctgttcctccattcctctccttatctctctccatctctccccttctctctctccatccctccccttctctctctccatccctccccttctctctctctctccatccccttctctctctccgttcctctccttatctctctctccatccctccccttctgtctctccattcctctccttatctctctctccatccctccccttctgttcctccattcctctccttatctctctctcatccctccccttctctctctccatccctccccttctctctctctcatccccttctctctctccattcctctccttatctttctctcatccctctccttatctctctctccatccctccccttctctctccatccctccccttctctctctctccatccccttctctctctccattcctctccttatctttctctccatccctctccttatctctctctccatcccttcccctctctctctccatcccttcccgtATCTCTCCACAGAGCTCCAGGACTATATCCAGGGGGCGGGACCCAAACCTCGCTATGAGATTGACCTCTGCTTTGGGGAGGAGTTTCCTGATGCCAGCCAACTGAAAACCAGGAAACTGATCATTGCACAGGTGGCTAATGGGATGGGGTCAGGAGTCACTGTGGATTAGGGAATTCCTGTGCTACATACAGCAATTGAACCTTTGCTGAATCTTCTATTGTTATATAGTAATCCAGGTCTTTCCCTGCCAGCCGAGCAGTAAACCGCAGGTATTCCAGCTACCAGTAGAGGTCCTCGTAGTCATAGTCAGTGACAAtgtcttcctgtctgtgtgtcttcgtGTGCAGGTGGTGCCCCTGTTTGCTGTCAACCTACTGCATAGGTGCCCGAGGATGGGGACAGAGGGGAGACCACgccttcacacacacaacaccatgggGGAAGAGGGACAGGGTCAGCCACACCCCCTGCCCCAGCGGTAAGGAACCCAGGACACCCCTCTGAGTAACCCCTGGGGAACATCACCAGTCCTCCCTGGTGGCCCCTCCTGTCCCAGTTTAGCCAGCCATGATGAGGGGTGAGTGGAGACTCAAGACACGGCCAGTGTAGGCTTAGTGTATGACCTGTGGAAAGAAACATATACCTCAACCTTAAGAGCACAGTGAACAATATGATACCACAAAGATAGGAGCAAGTATGCTTGGAACAGATATTTGTCACATAGTTTTCTTAAAGGGataatctgcagttgctacatccattaaAGAAAATCTAGAAAAAAGTAGGATATGAACCCAAAgattattgaagaatataacttattaaTGTCTCATGAGGTTAGTTcaacaaaatataagcttgttttactccaatgtttgtaaacaaagtaaatgtaaacaaacactgtatagcctcaaaacatggttaaacctataattttgatatcatggatggtcagtcctcgcATCAATAgcgctgtctatgaatttgagattgGTTACATTCCTCCAGCACTGTAATCTACAGAGAATTCATCATTTTGCCAGTATATGTTTGACATCTTTTGTCATTATGTTTTTATCAATGCATTGTTTAAGCATTTTTTTTACAATATATTGTACAATGTGAAAAACGTCAATTTACCTCATAATCAACTTGTGAATGAAATG
The DNA window shown above is from Salmo salar chromosome ssa13, Ssal_v3.1, whole genome shotgun sequence and carries:
- the LOC106566745 gene encoding interferon regulatory factor 4, giving the protein MEEPVKKMRLREWLIAQIDSGKYAGLTWENEDKTMFRIPWKHAAKQDYSLNEDAALFKAWAVYKGKYREGRDKADPTTWKTRLRCAFNKSTDFKEVPERSQLDVSEPYKVYHIQAEPETGRDSESPPPESRVIIQTSRSSVPLRNIVTHHPQFGCNSESEARDGRVNSREGLAGDHVYYWSNTGTPQRDGSAPLSIVVPTPQISDLRVRVCLFYQGQLVVDVTTSTPDGCFLLQGQVPLGNERIYGPCTAQQVPFPPPGVIPLPPGIAEAMGRLLPHLERGVLVWVAPDGVFIKRFCQGRVYWSGPLAQHTDRPNKLDRERTCKLLDTPIFLKELQDYIQGAGPKPRYEIDLCFGEEFPDASQLKTRKLIIAQVVPLFAVNLLHRCPRMGTEGRPRLHTHNTMGEEGQGQPHPLPQR